GAGAATTAGCGATGAGGCGGCACGAATGGATTGGGGCTGGCAACATGAATATGATCTTCAGAAGATGACCGCCGTTATGGTGGAAAAGATCAGAGAGAAGTTGGGAAAGTAATTCTATCCTGCGTCATGCCCTATTACTGCCTTCACTAATTCTGGTTTTTATAATGTTTGTTATAGTATCTGATCAGCCGAACCAGATCAGTTTCTTCCCTTAAATTGAGATTGTGATTATTGACGTAACCTTCCAGTTCTTTTTCATAGTCTCCGAACTTTTCAAGAAGTTTACGTTTCCTGAATGAGTTAATAACCATGGGATGAGCATCATCTTGGAATTGAAGGCAATACACCGGATTTTCTGTTTCAAATCTGGGAGGCTGATACTCGTCATATCCTGTATCTGGTGGATCTTCCTCGTAAAATTTTACCGAATAAATTTTGAAAAGGGAGCACGGTCCATTTACCAGTTCAGCCAAAAATCCTTCCTTCTTGGAGGTAGATGAACCAAATAATCCTGTTTGTTTTTTTACATAGGTAGTCGGGATAAAGGTTTTATCCATATACCTGATGCTGTCGATTTCTTCAATATTGGCCAGTACAAAAAGCCTGCCTCCCTGAATGAATTCAAAATTATCCGAATGTGCGTTATATTTAAGTTTTGCCTCGAGGGGTTTTTTGTTGTCTTTTAAATATACCCTGCTGGAAAGAAATTCTTCCGAGAGATAAGGAGTTCCTTTGATTTTATTTAACATTTGCTCATTGTATTCCCTCATTTCATATTGTTTCTCCCGTAAAATTTGATTGATTCCCGAAATATTGGTCTCCTGCGCAATGGTTCCCAGAGAAATTATAGCCAATAGCAGTATGGAGGTGATCTTCTTCATAATGAAAGGATTTATATAATTGTATTAATAACGTATCCTATAATTTTATTGTTTTACTGTACAGCCTGTAATTTCGTAGATGGAATATTGGTCAATGAAAATAAAAGCAGGGGCGCCATTCTGTATGCCCCTGCTTGTCAATGCTTACGGTATGATTGTTTATCCGCACTTGGAAAACCCACAATTCTGACAGTTCAAGCAGCCTTCCTGGTAAATCAGGTTTTCAGAACCGCAGTTTTCACATTTGGTTCCCTTGCGGGCTTTGGTGCCATCAGGAATGTATTTTTTCAAGGCCCTTTCCACGCCTTTTTTCCAGGTGTTGATGGTTTCGGTATTCAGGCTCAGCGATGAAACCAGATTGACCACATCGGGCAGCGGCATGCCGTGGCGCAATACCCCGGATATCAACTTGGCATAGTTCCAGAATTCTTTGTTGAACATATGGGATATGCCGCCAAGGGTGTTTTCATAGCCAAATTTATCAGTATATTGGAAGTCATAGCGACTTTTTCCCTCTTTGTTTTTTACTTTGATAATTCTGCCTTTGGTAACGGATTTGGGAATAGGAAGCACTTCCTCATCAGCCAGACCGGTAAATATTTCGTAGGGTCTGCCATCCTTCAATCCGACAAAAGCGATCCAGTCCTCATCTTCGTTCTTGAACCGGATGATTTCGGCGTCCAGTAATTTTGGCCGTTTAATGGACTGAGTATCTTGTTTGGTGTTTTTGTTGTTGGCAACCAAAACTCCTGAACGGGAACCTTCACGGTACACAGTGATTCCCTTGCAACCGCTTTCCCATCCTGTAATATAGAGTTTGCCTACCATATCTTCAGGAGTTTTCTCCGGCAGGTTGATGGTAACACTGATGGAGTGGTCCACCCATTTCTGAACGCGTCCCTGCATTTTAACCTTGCTTACCCAGTCCACATCATTGGAAGTGGCCTTATAATAAGGAGATTTTTTCACCAGTTCATTGATTTGTTCGTCATCATATTGTTTGACTTGTTCAGGGTCATAGCCTTTAATTTCTAGCCAGTCAAGGAATTTATGATGGAACACATTGTACTCTTCCCAGGAATCACCCACCTCGTCAACGTAGGTAATGTTCGCCTGCGTGTCACTGGGGTTTACCTTCCTTCTTCGTTTGTAAACCGGCATAAATACGGGTTCAATGCCGGAAGTAGTCTGGGTCATCAGGCTGGTAGTTCCGGTGGGAGCTATGGTCAGCAGAGAGATGTTTCTGCGGCCATATTGCAGCATATTGTTGTATAGCTGTTCATCTTCGTTTTTGATTCTATTGATCAGGGGATTGTTCTTTTCTTTCTCTGCTTCATAAATTTCGAACGGACCCCGTTCTTTGGCCATGTTCACAGAGGAACGATAGGCTTCTATGGCTATGGTTTTGTGAATTTCTTCGGAAAAGTCGGTGGCATTTTCGCTTCCATAGGTCAGATCCAGGGCAGCCAACATATCTCCTTCAGCCGTGATGCCTACGCCTGTTCTTCTTCCTTCCATGGCTTTTTTCCTGATATTTTGCCACAGGTTGTATTCCACCCGCTTAATCTCAAAATCTTCCGGGTCATTCTCTATTTTTTTGATTATGGCATCGATCTTTTCTACCTCAATATCAATAATATCGTCCATTATTCGCTGGGCATACTGCACGTGCTTTTTAAACTTTTCGAAATTGAATTTGGCTTTTTCTGTGAAGGGATTATCCACGTAACTGAAAAGATTGACGGCCAGTAAACGGCAGCTATCGTATGGACACAGAGGTATTTCGCCACAAGGATTGGTGGAGACGGATTGAAAACCTTTGTCGGCATAGGAGTCTGCAACGGATTCATTCACCACGGTATCCCAGAAAAGGATGCCCGGTTCGGCCGATTTCCAGGCATTGTGTACAATTTTGTGCCACAGTTCACGGGCATCTATGGTTTGTTTGTAAGAGGGGTCGTCCGAATCAACAGGAAATTGCTGGACGTAAGACTCGTTATTCAATACGGCCTTCATAAATTTATCATCGATTTTTACAGATACATTGGCGCCTGTTACTTTATTTGATTCCAGTTTGGCGTCAATAAAGGCTTCTGCGTCGGGATGTCTCACCGAGATGGTGAGCATAAGTGCTCCGCGGCGACCGTCCTGGGCAACTTCCCGGGTTGAATTGGAAAATCTTTCCATAAAAGGCACCACACCGGTAGAGGTTAAAGCACTATTCATGACAGGTGTTCCGGCAGGCCGGATATGAGAAAGGTCATGGCCCACACCACCGCGACGTTTCATTAACTGAACCTGCTCCTGGTCGGTTTTCATGATGCCTCCGTAAGAATCAGCCTGATCCTTATTTCCGATGACGAAGCAGTTGGATAGTGAAGCTATCTGGTAAGGATTGCCGATTCCTGCCATGGGTCCACCCTGCGGAACAATGTATTTGAATCCCCTCAGCAGTTCATAAATATCCTCTTCTTGCAAAGGATTGGGATATTTGTTTTCAATCCTGGCAATTTCTTTGGCCAGCCTGCGATGCATGTCATCGGGATTCTTCTCGAACAAGTTTCC
The DNA window shown above is from Bacteroidales bacterium and carries:
- a CDS encoding adenosylcobalamin-dependent ribonucleoside-diphosphate reductase, with the translated sequence MYIKGKATEQETRNTGRANQREKTYTFDEAFKSSLEYFNGDELAARVWANKYALKDSYGNLFEKNPDDMHRRLAKEIARIENKYPNPLQEEDIYELLRGFKYIVPQGGPMAGIGNPYQIASLSNCFVIGNKDQADSYGGIMKTDQEQVQLMKRRGGVGHDLSHIRPAGTPVMNSALTSTGVVPFMERFSNSTREVAQDGRRGALMLTISVRHPDAEAFIDAKLESNKVTGANVSVKIDDKFMKAVLNNESYVQQFPVDSDDPSYKQTIDARELWHKIVHNAWKSAEPGILFWDTVVNESVADSYADKGFQSVSTNPCGEIPLCPYDSCRLLAVNLFSYVDNPFTEKAKFNFEKFKKHVQYAQRIMDDIIDIEVEKIDAIIKKIENDPEDFEIKRVEYNLWQNIRKKAMEGRRTGVGITAEGDMLAALDLTYGSENATDFSEEIHKTIAIEAYRSSVNMAKERGPFEIYEAEKEKNNPLINRIKNEDEQLYNNMLQYGRRNISLLTIAPTGTTSLMTQTTSGIEPVFMPVYKRRRKVNPSDTQANITYVDEVGDSWEEYNVFHHKFLDWLEIKGYDPEQVKQYDDEQINELVKKSPYYKATSNDVDWVSKVKMQGRVQKWVDHSISVTINLPEKTPEDMVGKLYITGWESGCKGITVYREGSRSGVLVANNKNTKQDTQSIKRPKLLDAEIIRFKNEDEDWIAFVGLKDGRPYEIFTGLADEEVLPIPKSVTKGRIIKVKNKEGKSRYDFQYTDKFGYENTLGGISHMFNKEFWNYAKLISGVLRHGMPLPDVVNLVSSLSLNTETINTWKKGVERALKKYIPDGTKARKGTKCENCGSENLIYQEGCLNCQNCGFSKCG